In a genomic window of Shouchella clausii:
- a CDS encoding glycerophosphodiester phosphodiesterase, which yields MIKAIAHRGYSRKYPENTLSAFEAAIRLGFYWIEMDVRLTKDGVPLIIHDPKVDRVTNGKGYVKDYSLAALKELTVYQKERLSTLKEVFAAFAGRCKMAIELKKDKNGDNGIEQAVYQLIKDYNLEQDVYINSFNHASIGRMRELSPALELGLIQTKPTKALFPYMKTINASSLAIHIRHFSRKFAEQCSREGVQLIVYNVDSVRLIKKMSNFPNVRCTVNELERFKKWYKPADG from the coding sequence ATGATTAAAGCAATTGCCCATCGCGGCTATTCGCGCAAATACCCAGAAAACACGCTGTCTGCGTTCGAAGCGGCAATCCGTTTAGGGTTTTATTGGATTGAAATGGACGTCAGGCTTACGAAAGATGGCGTACCGCTGATTATCCACGATCCAAAAGTCGACCGGGTGACAAATGGCAAGGGGTATGTAAAAGATTACTCTCTTGCTGCGTTAAAAGAGTTAACGGTCTATCAAAAAGAACGACTTTCTACATTAAAAGAAGTGTTTGCTGCTTTTGCGGGCCGCTGCAAAATGGCGATTGAGCTAAAGAAAGACAAAAACGGCGACAATGGCATTGAGCAAGCTGTATACCAATTGATTAAAGACTATAACTTGGAGCAGGATGTTTATATCAATTCATTTAACCATGCCTCCATTGGAAGGATGCGGGAACTTTCTCCAGCGCTTGAGCTTGGCCTTATTCAAACGAAGCCAACGAAAGCATTGTTTCCATATATGAAGACAATTAACGCTTCCTCTCTGGCTATTCACATCCGCCATTTCAGTAGAAAATTCGCGGAGCAGTGCAGTCGTGAAGGCGTGCAATTGATCGTTTATAACGTCGACAGTGTCCGTTTGATTAAAAAAATGAGCAACTTCCCTAATGTCCGTTGCACCGTAAATGAACTGGAACGGTTCAAGAAGTGGTATAAGCCAGCAGACGGTTGA